A DNA window from Thiopseudomonas alkaliphila contains the following coding sequences:
- the bktB gene encoding beta-ketothiolase BktB: protein MSQPFANDDVVFVGAARTPIGRFSGSLSSLTPAELGTIAAKAAIERAQVDPSTIDHAVFGHIIPTGPADAYLARNVALNCGLKDSSAAFNVNRLCGSSVQSIISAAQLIKLGDSHMVLAGGAESMSQGGYLLPKVRDGLRMGHAPVLDLTLGTLSDPFDSGHMGVTAENIAEQYGLTREQLDAFAVQSQQRAAKAQAEGVFSEQIVPVSVEQGRKTIALDHDEHVRGDTTLESLASLKPVFKKGGVVTAGNASGLNDGAAAVVMTNAKTAAEQQLKVLGRVVSYAFAGVAPNVMGLGPIPAVKEALAKANLTIADLDLIESNEAFAAQALAVAKDLGLANEKTNPNGGAIAMGHPVGATGAILTVKVLYELERINGRYGMVTMCIGGGQGIALIIERPQA, encoded by the coding sequence ATGAGCCAACCCTTTGCTAATGATGATGTCGTTTTTGTCGGTGCTGCGCGCACCCCAATTGGCCGTTTTTCTGGCAGCCTGAGCAGCTTAACGCCCGCCGAGCTAGGTACTATTGCGGCCAAAGCAGCGATTGAGCGCGCACAAGTTGACCCTAGCACTATTGATCACGCCGTGTTTGGTCACATTATTCCTACCGGTCCAGCTGATGCTTATTTAGCACGCAATGTGGCTTTAAACTGTGGCCTCAAAGACTCTAGTGCCGCGTTTAACGTTAACCGTTTATGCGGCTCTTCGGTGCAGTCTATTATCAGTGCTGCACAGCTGATTAAACTCGGCGACAGCCACATGGTATTAGCCGGCGGTGCCGAAAGCATGAGCCAAGGCGGCTACCTACTCCCTAAAGTGCGCGATGGCTTACGCATGGGCCATGCCCCCGTATTAGACCTCACTTTAGGTACCCTTAGTGACCCCTTTGATAGCGGCCACATGGGTGTCACCGCAGAAAATATCGCCGAGCAATACGGTTTAACCCGTGAACAGCTCGACGCCTTCGCAGTGCAGAGTCAGCAACGTGCAGCCAAAGCCCAAGCCGAGGGGGTTTTCAGTGAGCAAATTGTTCCGGTTTCTGTAGAACAAGGCCGTAAAACCATTGCGCTTGACCATGATGAGCATGTGCGTGGTGATACGACCCTTGAGTCGCTGGCCAGCCTGAAGCCAGTATTTAAAAAAGGTGGCGTGGTCACTGCAGGTAATGCTTCAGGACTGAACGATGGGGCTGCAGCAGTGGTTATGACTAACGCTAAAACTGCAGCTGAGCAACAGCTTAAGGTTTTAGGCCGCGTGGTGAGCTACGCCTTCGCTGGGGTAGCGCCGAATGTAATGGGATTAGGCCCAATTCCTGCGGTTAAAGAAGCGCTGGCTAAAGCCAACTTAACCATTGCTGACTTAGACCTGATCGAATCTAACGAAGCCTTTGCTGCCCAAGCTCTAGCAGTAGCTAAAGACCTTGGATTAGCCAATGAGAAAACTAACCCCAATGGCGGTGCGATTGCTATGGGGCACCCTGTAGGCGCCACTGGCGCTATCTTAACCGTCAAAGTGCTGTATGAGCTGGAGCGAATTAATGGCCGCTACGGCATGGTCACTATGTGCATTGGTGGTGGCCAAGGGATTGCTTTAATTATTGAGCGTCCACAAGCCTAA
- a CDS encoding HlyD family secretion protein, with amino-acid sequence MNDSQSLTSNAQATAAPAKRRPLLTVLILLIILTLLVIGLWLANRPIPAQLEGMIDTDSINISSKVTSRVLALEVKEGQTVQTGQLLVRMSSPEVEAKEQEALAHLASAQAIQQRSHTGAREEDLAALEASWRAAKAQADLAKVSARRAENLYAEGVIAAQRRDEARAARDSASQHEALTKAQYQRALNGEREEDLQVADSQVKIAEAGVFVTRSMQDEIQLTAPINGEIAKRFANVGELVPAGLPIYSLIDLDDLWVTVNLRENQFHSLKMGDELTGSVPALDHQTVTFKVSFINPQANFATWRATRQSSGYDVRSFEVRLTATQQVEGLRPGMSVLFAWPQP; translated from the coding sequence GTGAACGACTCTCAGTCCCTAACTTCCAATGCGCAAGCCACTGCTGCGCCAGCTAAGCGCCGTCCATTACTAACGGTACTCATTTTGCTAATTATTTTGACGCTGTTGGTGATTGGGCTGTGGCTTGCTAATCGCCCCATTCCGGCACAATTGGAAGGCATGATCGATACCGACAGTATTAATATTTCCAGCAAAGTCACCAGCCGAGTGCTAGCGCTAGAGGTGAAAGAAGGCCAAACAGTGCAAACTGGGCAACTGTTAGTGCGCATGAGTAGCCCTGAAGTAGAAGCTAAAGAGCAAGAAGCCTTGGCGCATTTAGCCAGTGCCCAAGCCATTCAACAACGCTCGCACACAGGCGCAAGAGAAGAAGATTTAGCCGCCCTTGAAGCCTCATGGCGTGCAGCTAAAGCTCAAGCTGATTTAGCCAAAGTCTCTGCCCGCCGTGCCGAAAACCTCTATGCCGAAGGCGTTATTGCGGCCCAACGCCGTGATGAAGCTCGCGCCGCCCGCGACTCTGCCAGCCAACACGAAGCGCTGACCAAAGCACAGTATCAGCGGGCACTGAATGGGGAGCGCGAGGAAGACCTGCAAGTGGCCGACTCTCAAGTCAAGATTGCCGAAGCTGGGGTCTTTGTTACCCGCTCGATGCAAGATGAAATTCAGCTCACCGCACCAATTAACGGTGAAATTGCCAAACGCTTCGCCAACGTCGGTGAACTGGTACCAGCTGGCTTACCGATTTACAGCCTGATTGATTTAGATGATTTATGGGTCACGGTGAATCTGCGCGAAAATCAATTTCACTCATTGAAAATGGGCGATGAATTAACCGGTAGCGTACCGGCGCTTGACCATCAAACAGTTACCTTCAAGGTGAGCTTTATTAATCCCCAAGCCAACTTTGCCACCTGGCGCGCCACCCGCCAATCCAGCGGCTATGATGTACGCAGTTTTGAGGTACGCTTAACCGCCACGCAGCAGGTGGAAGGACTGCGTCCTGGCATGAGCGTCTTGTTTGCTTGGCCACAACCATGA
- a CDS encoding acyl-CoA dehydrogenase middle domain-containing protein, with protein sequence MAWSQLLSSPIAHTSSSADLPTWYRELQQATTSTDPFSLAIIGGRTSPSFSHAFLAGYQAALRALIPKAPLGLGAFCLSETNGNSPSQLQTQWQPQGLSGHKRFVTAGEWAQWLLVIAQQPNSTPAASERPLIKAVLIQCAEQTPTALEFIPNPPLAFMPDLPHGQVKFAQAQGQVLPGDGWTDYSKVFRTLEDAHVLAATVAWLYQAAIIEHWPDTLIISFLGIIASLKEGLALGVQDHMAHVVLESAFMQFDDLEFELSAAMLKHQSPLLAEWKRDKVVMSLGRKARAVRLEQALSKLKIH encoded by the coding sequence ATGGCTTGGTCACAGCTCTTATCATCTCCTATTGCTCATACCTCCTCCAGTGCTGATTTACCCACGTGGTATCGCGAGTTACAGCAAGCAACAACCAGCACCGATCCATTTTCTTTAGCCATTATTGGAGGGCGTACTAGTCCAAGCTTTAGCCATGCTTTTTTAGCCGGTTATCAAGCTGCGCTACGGGCGTTGATTCCGAAGGCTCCTTTAGGGTTAGGCGCTTTTTGCTTGTCAGAAACCAATGGCAATAGCCCCAGCCAACTACAAACCCAGTGGCAACCCCAAGGTTTAAGCGGCCATAAACGCTTTGTCACTGCCGGTGAGTGGGCGCAATGGTTACTGGTTATTGCTCAGCAACCTAACAGCACACCAGCCGCCAGTGAGCGTCCGCTAATTAAAGCTGTACTTATCCAATGTGCTGAACAAACCCCTACGGCCCTTGAGTTTATACCCAATCCGCCACTCGCCTTTATGCCCGATTTACCCCATGGCCAAGTCAAGTTTGCACAAGCCCAAGGCCAAGTGCTGCCCGGAGACGGCTGGACTGATTACAGTAAAGTTTTTCGTACCCTAGAAGATGCCCATGTGCTCGCGGCCACCGTAGCTTGGCTTTACCAAGCAGCGATCATAGAACATTGGCCCGATACGCTAATCATTAGTTTTCTAGGGATTATTGCTTCGTTAAAAGAGGGACTCGCCCTCGGCGTCCAAGATCATATGGCGCATGTTGTGCTGGAGTCAGCCTTTATGCAGTTTGATGATTTAGAGTTTGAGCTAAGCGCTGCTATGCTAAAGCACCAAAGCCCGTTACTGGCTGAATGGAAACGCGATAAAGTAGTGATGAGTTTAGGCCGCAAGGCGCGAGCAGTGCGCCTAGAGCAAGCGCTTAGTAAACTGAAAATCCATTAA
- a CDS encoding tRNA-uridine aminocarboxypropyltransferase: MPHAVAQLRAQRLAQSQRPFKARGIKLVRCERCRVARQFCICAWQPQASSEVGVCLLMHDIEPLKPSNTGWLIADVVQHTFAFTWSRTQVEPKLLALLADPKWQPLVVFPEEYAAPEQQVVHQLRPLAAGKKPLFIILDATWMQARKMFRKSAYLAGLPVLSLQPEQLSNYLLRRSTRDDHLCTAEVAVLCLELAQELTAAEQLHRWLERFTEHYLAAKTPPPAAQLGHYQAGSKILAKESVKRDKCSV, encoded by the coding sequence ATGCCCCATGCAGTTGCCCAGCTTCGCGCGCAGCGTTTAGCACAAAGCCAACGCCCCTTTAAAGCGCGGGGCATTAAGTTAGTGCGTTGTGAACGCTGTCGAGTTGCCAGACAGTTTTGTATCTGTGCTTGGCAACCTCAAGCTAGCAGTGAAGTAGGGGTGTGCTTGTTGATGCATGATATTGAGCCACTTAAGCCGAGTAATACGGGCTGGCTTATTGCCGATGTGGTGCAGCATACTTTTGCCTTTACTTGGTCGCGTACTCAAGTTGAGCCCAAGTTATTGGCGTTACTGGCAGATCCAAAGTGGCAACCGTTGGTGGTATTTCCTGAGGAGTATGCAGCACCTGAACAGCAGGTGGTGCATCAACTAAGGCCCTTAGCTGCGGGCAAAAAACCGCTTTTTATTATTTTGGATGCGACCTGGATGCAGGCGCGTAAAATGTTTAGAAAATCGGCTTACTTAGCCGGCTTGCCAGTGCTTAGCTTACAGCCTGAGCAGTTATCGAACTATTTACTGCGGCGCTCAACCCGTGACGATCATTTATGTACTGCCGAAGTTGCCGTGTTGTGTTTGGAGTTGGCGCAAGAACTAACTGCTGCAGAACAGTTGCATCGTTGGCTAGAGCGTTTTACCGAGCATTACTTAGCAGCTAAAACACCGCCCCCAGCGGCGCAGTTAGGGCATTATCAGGCGGGCAGTAAAATCTTAGCTAAAGAAAGCGTAAAGCGTGATAAATGTTCGGTGTAG
- a CDS encoding fatty acyl-CoA synthetase, with product MNACSSATLNTDLQQARCNTIGAALTRISERYGQKTAISFQDRHWSFSQLDQASNRVARQLLALGLTKGDRVAAYGKNSDAYLILWLACTKAGLIHVPLNFSLVERELTFLLNQSGARALFMDLDLHQHVAAIQVPDSLEIQGTLRDHSNTKPHQVLHWALADTDSSPLDLILDEHDVVQILYTSGTTSDPKGAMHTHSSLLTEYRSCWQHLDIVANDFALAALPLYHSAQMHVFTMPTLLIGGSSWIMDAVSADKLLPLIKAEQLNAFFAPPTVWINLLRHPAFDERQLQQLTKLYYGASIMPAAIVQELSERLPKAGLYNCYGQSEIAPLASVLRPEEHAERPTSAGHPLLSVRTRVINPQTGEPCAANEQGEIVHQSAQLMQGYWDNPEATSKAFRQGWFHSGDLGYQDEQGYLYIVDRINDVVNSGGVLIASRDVEEVLYSHPMVAEVAVIGVPDERWIEAVTAVVVVKSEQQADAAELLRHAKQYLAHFKVPKHIHFVEQLPKNSAGKLLKRELRNHYS from the coding sequence ATGAATGCTTGCTCAAGTGCAACTTTAAACACTGATCTACAACAAGCCCGCTGCAACACCATTGGCGCAGCACTGACACGAATTAGCGAACGCTATGGGCAAAAAACTGCAATTAGTTTCCAAGACCGACACTGGAGTTTTAGCCAACTGGATCAAGCCAGTAATCGTGTGGCTCGGCAACTACTAGCACTAGGGCTCACCAAAGGTGACCGGGTAGCTGCCTACGGTAAAAACTCCGATGCTTATTTAATTTTATGGTTAGCCTGCACTAAAGCCGGCCTAATCCATGTGCCGTTGAATTTCTCCTTAGTCGAACGCGAGCTAACCTTCCTGTTAAATCAGTCCGGTGCCCGCGCCCTATTTATGGATCTTGACTTACATCAGCACGTAGCAGCCATTCAAGTGCCTGATAGTTTAGAAATACAAGGCACGCTGCGTGATCACTCCAACACTAAACCTCATCAAGTATTACACTGGGCCCTAGCCGATACTGATAGCAGCCCGCTGGATTTGATCCTTGATGAGCACGATGTAGTACAAATTCTCTACACCTCTGGCACCACCTCAGATCCTAAGGGGGCAATGCATACTCATAGCTCATTACTCACCGAATACCGCAGTTGCTGGCAGCATTTAGACATAGTCGCTAATGATTTTGCCCTAGCTGCGCTGCCCTTGTATCACTCGGCGCAAATGCATGTATTTACCATGCCCACCTTACTAATAGGTGGTAGCAGCTGGATTATGGATGCGGTGTCAGCCGATAAACTGCTGCCACTGATTAAAGCAGAGCAGCTGAATGCGTTTTTTGCCCCGCCTACGGTATGGATTAACTTACTGCGCCACCCAGCCTTTGATGAGCGCCAACTGCAACAATTAACCAAGCTGTATTACGGCGCCTCAATTATGCCTGCGGCAATTGTTCAGGAATTAAGTGAACGGCTACCAAAGGCTGGTTTATACAACTGCTATGGGCAAAGTGAAATTGCTCCTTTAGCCAGCGTGTTACGCCCCGAAGAACACGCCGAGCGCCCCACTTCTGCTGGACATCCTTTACTTTCCGTACGTACACGGGTGATAAATCCACAAACTGGTGAGCCTTGCGCGGCCAATGAACAAGGTGAAATCGTTCATCAATCAGCTCAACTGATGCAAGGCTATTGGGACAATCCAGAAGCCACCAGTAAGGCCTTTCGCCAAGGCTGGTTCCATTCAGGCGATCTAGGATATCAAGATGAACAGGGCTATCTCTATATCGTTGATCGAATTAATGATGTAGTGAATAGTGGTGGGGTATTGATTGCTAGCCGTGATGTGGAAGAAGTACTTTATAGCCACCCCATGGTGGCAGAAGTGGCCGTGATTGGTGTGCCCGATGAACGCTGGATTGAAGCAGTCACCGCCGTAGTCGTCGTTAAGTCAGAACAGCAGGCTGACGCTGCTGAACTGCTACGCCATGCCAAGCAATATCTAGCACACTTTAAGGTGCCTAAACACATCCACTTTGTCGAACAACTGCCCAAAAATAGTGCCGGCAAACTGCTTAAACGAGAGCTACGCAACCACTACAGCTAA
- a CDS encoding ABC transporter permease: MNLAAPARGLFPSLLDELQRITRSPYQLIVVLLLPCIMLIMVSHLLSVGVVQHTPIAIVDADHSSLSRRIISNIKANPKIQLAAMPEDMQQALTLVRQNKIYAIVEIPSQASSATVYPDLRSIVIHYNAQLRTIGSQASSALSQAIEVALKQEGRVRRGMGGLENIELSLPQVQVTTVGNAQQSFERFLTPLVLPAILNLLLSCAIVATIARHLKAPARPNLLSLIGQLLPYVLIFTAWHLVFWLWMVAGRGWPINGSAGLLVLGIIWLCMATAAIGAALVAITRDIHSAFSLSTIYASGAVTYSDGTLPVLNASGWAQFWANIQPYTHYYRLQIEQVSLASDAAVSGLHLVVLSLYIVGGLLIAKGLAKANKKELKLSPMPDLAFSGGREAFFSTLSSVVKTKPIFSTIALAVVLYSFYYPAAYKSQVSIKLPIAVVDLDDSSLSRSLIRNLQATRSINITQRPASPQQALTLLRNRQVDGVIILDHNFMRKALHGHGGLGIYLTAAYLVRAAEVGNAVSSSLEAAMATPSTRLERTQFSRPEVNIEQWPMFDTTEGYGSFVVPAIATLIVQQTLLFGSAMLIGFRREHQIRGLQLSEFLGTWFALSLIGCFTSLLMFGYTFWLQDYPRGGNLSTLLIFIPPFAAATAALGMLLGSVIDRMSRVMQIYAGISILLFLVTGASFPQYMIPDWIIWSLMPFPSTTMVVGFTQINSAGASLSEMAPAFNTLLALVLILGSLAAWRFTWLKRHAQYS; this comes from the coding sequence ATGAATCTAGCAGCGCCTGCGCGCGGGCTGTTCCCCAGCCTACTCGATGAGTTACAGCGTATTACTCGCTCGCCTTATCAATTAATCGTGGTGCTGCTGCTACCCTGCATCATGCTGATTATGGTTAGCCATCTTTTATCAGTCGGCGTGGTGCAGCACACGCCGATTGCCATTGTCGACGCCGATCACTCCTCCCTTAGCCGACGCATTATTAGCAACATCAAGGCTAACCCGAAAATTCAGTTAGCCGCGATGCCTGAGGATATGCAACAAGCCTTAACTTTAGTGCGGCAAAATAAAATCTATGCGATTGTTGAAATTCCTAGTCAAGCCTCATCAGCCACGGTCTACCCTGACCTACGTTCGATCGTCATTCACTACAACGCACAATTGCGTACCATTGGCTCTCAAGCCTCGTCAGCCCTAAGCCAAGCGATTGAGGTGGCGCTCAAACAAGAAGGCCGCGTACGCCGCGGCATGGGTGGACTGGAAAATATTGAATTGAGTTTGCCACAAGTGCAGGTGACTACTGTGGGCAATGCCCAGCAAAGTTTTGAGCGCTTTTTAACACCCTTAGTCTTGCCAGCAATTCTTAACCTGTTACTTAGCTGTGCGATTGTGGCCACTATTGCTCGTCACTTAAAAGCCCCCGCACGTCCTAATTTACTAAGTCTAATCGGTCAATTACTGCCTTATGTGTTAATTTTTACCGCTTGGCATCTAGTGTTTTGGCTCTGGATGGTAGCCGGGCGGGGCTGGCCGATTAATGGCTCGGCCGGACTATTAGTACTGGGCATTATCTGGCTATGCATGGCTACTGCTGCCATTGGCGCAGCTTTAGTGGCCATCACACGCGATATTCACAGTGCGTTTTCTTTATCCACGATCTATGCCAGTGGTGCCGTCACTTACTCAGATGGCACCTTACCTGTGTTAAATGCCAGTGGCTGGGCTCAGTTTTGGGCTAACATTCAGCCCTATACCCATTACTATCGGTTACAAATTGAACAAGTCAGCTTAGCCAGTGATGCTGCGGTTAGTGGGCTGCACCTCGTTGTTTTAAGCCTGTATATTGTCGGTGGACTGCTGATTGCTAAAGGCTTGGCTAAGGCCAATAAAAAAGAACTAAAACTCAGCCCAATGCCTGACTTGGCGTTTTCTGGGGGACGCGAAGCGTTTTTTAGCACCCTCAGCAGCGTCGTTAAAACCAAACCCATTTTTTCTACCATCGCTTTGGCGGTGGTGCTGTATAGCTTTTATTATCCAGCTGCTTATAAGTCACAGGTCTCGATTAAATTACCCATTGCCGTGGTTGATCTAGACGACTCGAGCCTATCGCGCAGTTTAATCCGTAACTTACAAGCCACTCGTAGCATTAACATTACTCAGCGTCCAGCCTCTCCTCAACAAGCCTTAACTTTGCTGCGTAACCGACAAGTGGATGGGGTGATTATTTTAGATCACAACTTTATGCGTAAAGCATTGCACGGCCATGGAGGACTAGGCATCTATTTAACGGCTGCTTACTTAGTCCGTGCCGCTGAAGTAGGTAATGCCGTTAGCTCCTCGCTAGAAGCCGCTATGGCAACCCCCAGTACACGATTAGAACGTACGCAGTTTTCGCGGCCTGAAGTGAATATTGAGCAATGGCCCATGTTTGATACCACCGAAGGCTACGGTAGTTTTGTAGTGCCAGCCATTGCCACCTTGATTGTTCAGCAAACTTTACTGTTTGGTAGCGCGATGTTGATTGGTTTTCGCCGCGAGCATCAAATTCGCGGCCTACAGCTGAGTGAGTTTCTGGGTACCTGGTTTGCCTTAAGCTTGATTGGTTGCTTCACCTCACTGCTAATGTTTGGCTATACCTTCTGGCTGCAAGACTACCCGCGCGGCGGTAACCTCAGCACTTTGTTGATTTTTATCCCACCTTTCGCTGCTGCTACCGCAGCGCTAGGCATGTTACTGGGCAGCGTGATTGATCGAATGAGCCGAGTGATGCAAATCTATGCTGGAATTTCGATTTTGCTGTTTTTAGTCACTGGTGCTTCGTTTCCGCAGTATATGATTCCCGACTGGATTATTTGGAGCTTAATGCCCTTTCCTTCAACCACGATGGTAGTAGGCTTTACCCAAATTAACTCAGCTGGCGCGAGCCTTAGCGAAATGGCCCCCGCTTTTAATACCTTACTGGCCTTAGTGCTAATTCTCGGCAGTTTAGCGGCGTGGCGTTTTACTTGGTTAAAACGCCACGCTCAATACAGCTAA
- a CDS encoding AraC family transcriptional regulator produces MQKRYITPHYLAVCLQTAQQNGLNREWMLAEARINLSAEAQELPSITARELHDLFFALWQGTQDEFMGLAPTSCGLGTFALMMEYASQAQTLGAWLKKSAYFYQVVQPQLSTHLLLPNVEQNTVSFCVTLKQTDQDPQHLLQEFLLLLWQRVACWLVGKHIPVLSTQFAYAEPPHATAYQQMYLGEFEFNSQRSGFSFHEQCLLWPIVRSASEIELFISQVPELIFQSPTTDTRLATQVRTLLQDYPLTALPELPELAQQLCLSPRTLRRRLAQEGITLRELKQQLRQSMALHLLSEEHLSMADIAERLGFSEQAAFCRAFKRWTGVAPSQWQSSYPD; encoded by the coding sequence ATGCAAAAGCGCTACATTACGCCTCATTATTTAGCGGTATGCCTGCAAACCGCACAGCAGAACGGATTAAATCGAGAGTGGATGTTAGCAGAGGCGCGGATCAATCTCAGTGCCGAGGCGCAAGAGCTGCCGAGTATTACCGCCCGCGAGCTGCATGATTTATTTTTTGCCTTGTGGCAAGGCACCCAAGATGAATTTATGGGGCTTGCACCAACCTCCTGTGGCTTGGGGACTTTTGCTTTAATGATGGAGTACGCCAGTCAAGCGCAAACCTTAGGGGCTTGGTTGAAAAAAAGTGCTTACTTTTATCAGGTAGTGCAGCCACAGTTAAGTACGCATCTGTTATTGCCAAATGTTGAACAAAATACGGTGAGCTTTTGTGTGACTTTGAAGCAAACCGATCAAGATCCTCAGCATCTCCTACAAGAATTTTTACTCTTACTTTGGCAGCGAGTAGCGTGCTGGCTGGTGGGAAAACATATTCCGGTATTGAGTACCCAGTTTGCCTATGCTGAACCGCCGCACGCCACTGCTTATCAGCAGATGTATTTAGGCGAGTTTGAGTTTAATAGTCAGCGTTCTGGCTTTAGTTTTCATGAGCAATGTTTACTTTGGCCGATTGTGCGTTCGGCATCAGAAATAGAATTATTTATTAGCCAAGTGCCTGAATTGATTTTTCAAAGCCCAACCACTGATACTCGGTTAGCCACGCAAGTCAGAACGCTGCTGCAAGATTATCCTTTAACCGCGCTACCTGAGTTGCCGGAGCTGGCGCAGCAATTGTGTTTGTCACCGCGCACCTTAAGGCGGCGGTTAGCCCAAGAGGGCATTACGCTGCGTGAACTGAAGCAGCAGTTACGTCAAAGTATGGCGTTGCACTTGCTCAGTGAGGAGCATTTAAGCATGGCAGATATCGCCGAGCGCTTAGGCTTTTCTGAACAAGCAGCTTTTTGTCGTGCCTTTAAGCGCTGGACCGGGGTAGCGCCTAGTCAGTGGCAGAGCAGTTATCCGGATTAA
- a CDS encoding TolC family protein — protein MTVFTFSIRTLGLSLMAGGLLLVNSPAADAQTLAPVAMSFEQAQQQLSQASNALKSAAYSTQAAQAEAEANANLWQPVVTLESQALRYQKSLEVPLNGVKSDLLQLNTALGTDAEKAVEHLANSLPHDARIRKRDNVFSATVNVIQPLYAGGAIVAAQKVAKSAAELVQAQELGVQDKQRFNLVTTYFAQVLAQQHFNVTQAHLAGFEQHLKEAQILEREGMIPHSRTLEVIVARDTALIANQRAYHDLLTASDELSSLLEQPTPIATQTPLFVNLHNLESVEHYVQVALQQQPLLQQADAGYKIAEQQVALAKSERLPKLFAMGSYALDRNDQLLTQPDWVVGVGLSYTLNASTNRNRAVTAANLRLAAAEHSKQQAQSEVRSAVIRAYNSMNTARSEFFTLQSSLNAAEENLRVQQVAFREGEATATAIIDARNALSRAQLQRAVAAFQYDTALSALLTASGQGARFNDYILRADAKVMP, from the coding sequence ATGACTGTATTTACTTTTTCTATCCGCACCTTGGGGCTAAGCCTAATGGCGGGCGGCTTACTGCTGGTCAATAGCCCAGCAGCTGATGCGCAAACCTTAGCTCCCGTGGCGATGAGCTTTGAGCAAGCCCAGCAGCAGCTCAGTCAAGCCTCTAACGCGCTAAAAAGTGCCGCTTACTCAACCCAAGCCGCCCAAGCCGAGGCCGAAGCCAATGCCAACCTTTGGCAGCCGGTAGTCACGCTCGAATCCCAAGCGCTGCGCTACCAAAAGTCCTTAGAGGTGCCGTTAAATGGGGTTAAAAGTGATCTACTGCAACTCAACACCGCGCTCGGTACCGATGCAGAAAAGGCTGTAGAGCATTTGGCTAATAGCCTGCCCCATGACGCCAGAATTCGTAAACGTGACAATGTGTTTAGTGCCACGGTTAATGTGATTCAGCCCTTATATGCCGGTGGTGCAATTGTAGCGGCGCAAAAAGTGGCTAAGTCTGCCGCAGAACTCGTGCAAGCTCAAGAACTTGGCGTACAAGATAAGCAACGGTTTAATTTAGTCACGACTTATTTTGCTCAGGTCCTCGCGCAGCAGCACTTTAATGTCACCCAAGCCCATCTAGCTGGCTTTGAACAACATTTAAAAGAGGCACAGATTCTTGAACGTGAAGGCATGATCCCCCATTCCCGCACGCTTGAAGTGATCGTTGCCCGTGATACTGCGTTAATTGCCAATCAGCGGGCCTATCATGACTTACTTACCGCGAGTGATGAGCTGTCTTCACTGCTCGAGCAGCCCACCCCGATTGCCACACAAACACCGTTATTCGTTAACTTACATAACCTAGAATCCGTTGAGCACTATGTGCAGGTTGCCTTACAGCAACAGCCATTACTGCAACAGGCAGATGCTGGCTATAAAATTGCCGAACAACAGGTGGCTTTAGCAAAGTCTGAGCGCTTACCCAAACTCTTTGCCATGGGTTCCTATGCCCTTGATCGCAATGATCAGCTACTCACACAGCCCGACTGGGTAGTAGGCGTAGGCCTCAGCTACACGCTCAATGCCAGTACTAACCGCAACCGTGCCGTTACCGCCGCTAACTTACGTTTGGCTGCAGCCGAACACTCCAAACAACAGGCGCAAAGCGAGGTTCGGTCAGCGGTGATTCGGGCCTATAACTCAATGAACACCGCTCGTAGTGAGTTTTTCACCTTACAAAGCAGTCTAAATGCCGCCGAAGAGAATCTGCGGGTACAACAGGTGGCGTTTCGTGAAGGTGAAGCCACCGCGACGGCGATCATTGACGCACGCAATGCCCTCAGTCGTGCGCAACTACAGCGAGCCGTCGCCGCTTTTCAATATGATACTGCCCTCTCTGCGCTACTGACCGCTAGTGGTCAAGGCGCGCGCTTCAATGACTATATTCTTCGTGCTGATGCTAAGGTGATGCCGTGA